One window of Mangrovibacterium diazotrophicum genomic DNA carries:
- a CDS encoding aminoacyl-histidine dipeptidase, with amino-acid sequence MKKLESLNPKPLWHYFEEICAVPRPSKKEEKIRAFLLEFAKQEGLDAETDEIGNVLIRKPASSGMEKSPTVILQAHMDMVCEKNSDKTFNFEKDPIVPIIDNGWVKADGTTLGADNGIGVAAQLAVLADKSLVHGPLECLITVDEETGLSGAFALKPDFLKGKILLNLDSEDDGELFIGCAGGIDTLGELELQREKTPGKSFALKIMVRGLWGGHSGDDINKGRGNAIKILTRFLWQAIRDFGVRIVEFNGGNLRNAIAREASATIIVPSVQKEQLVAELNIFSSDVEFEYQRTEPNLVVDHDSTSLPATVLTQASQEKFLNLLMACPHGVLEMSTRMKDMVETSTNLASVKFGTSTKVQITTSQRSELESRKLMAAQMVRSVFEMAGAEAKHSEGYPGWTPNPGSYIVGVAAQSYKRLFGQEPIVRSIHAGLECGLFLEKYPELDMVSFGPTIRNAHSPDERIHIESTEKFWVHLLDVLRMVVVGE; translated from the coding sequence ATGAAAAAGTTGGAAAGTTTAAATCCGAAACCACTTTGGCACTACTTTGAAGAAATTTGTGCAGTACCAAGACCATCAAAAAAGGAAGAAAAGATACGAGCGTTTTTGCTCGAGTTTGCGAAGCAGGAGGGTCTTGATGCTGAAACTGATGAGATTGGAAATGTATTGATACGTAAGCCCGCAAGTTCGGGGATGGAAAAGTCGCCAACAGTGATCTTGCAAGCACACATGGACATGGTTTGCGAGAAGAACTCGGACAAAACTTTCAATTTTGAAAAGGATCCGATTGTGCCGATTATCGACAACGGATGGGTAAAAGCAGATGGCACAACACTTGGTGCTGACAACGGAATTGGTGTTGCAGCGCAGTTGGCTGTGTTGGCTGATAAAAGCTTGGTGCACGGCCCGCTGGAATGTTTGATTACGGTGGACGAAGAAACCGGCTTGAGCGGTGCATTTGCTTTGAAACCTGATTTTTTGAAAGGGAAGATTCTGCTAAACCTAGATTCGGAAGATGATGGCGAATTATTTATCGGTTGTGCCGGTGGAATTGACACCTTAGGAGAACTGGAGCTTCAGCGTGAAAAAACACCCGGCAAATCATTCGCTTTGAAAATAATGGTTCGAGGCCTTTGGGGCGGTCACTCGGGCGACGATATTAATAAAGGACGCGGGAATGCCATCAAAATTCTGACACGATTCCTGTGGCAGGCGATTCGCGATTTTGGCGTTCGGATCGTCGAATTCAACGGGGGCAACCTGCGAAACGCGATTGCCCGCGAAGCATCTGCAACGATTATTGTTCCTTCCGTTCAAAAGGAGCAATTGGTTGCCGAGCTGAATATTTTTTCATCGGATGTTGAATTCGAATACCAGCGCACCGAACCCAACCTGGTGGTTGACCACGATTCGACTAGTTTGCCAGCGACAGTGCTCACGCAGGCCAGCCAGGAGAAATTTCTGAACTTGCTGATGGCTTGTCCGCACGGTGTGTTGGAGATGAGTACCCGCATGAAAGATATGGTTGAAACCTCGACCAATTTGGCTTCGGTAAAATTTGGAACGTCTACGAAAGTCCAAATTACCACAAGTCAACGAAGCGAGTTGGAGAGCCGAAAGTTAATGGCCGCCCAAATGGTTCGTTCGGTTTTTGAAATGGCAGGAGCCGAGGCGAAACATTCAGAAGGCTATCCCGGTTGGACGCCAAACCCGGGCAGCTACATCGTTGGGGTGGCAGCCCAGTCATACAAGCGCCTTTTTGGGCAGGAGCCGATTGTTCGCAGTATTCATGCTGGACTCGAATGCGGCTTGTTTCTCGAAAAATATCCCGAACTGGATATGGTTTCTTTTGGCCCCACAATTCGGAATGCCCATTCGCCGGATGAACGAATTCATATTGAATCGACCGAAAAATTCTGGGTGCATTTGTTGGATGTCTTAAGAATGGTTGTAGTAGGAGAATAG
- a CDS encoding ABC-F family ATP-binding cassette domain-containing protein, which produces MITVSNLAIQFGKKPLFADVNLKFTAGNCYGVIGANGAGKSTFLRLISGELDPTRGSVTMGPGERLSVLKQDHHAFDQFPVLDTVLMGHKELWRVMKEKETLYAKADFTEEDGMLAAKLEDEFAGMDGWNAESDAAMLLSGLGIKEDFHYSLMGDLDAKAKVRVLLAQALFGNPDNLLLDEPTNDLDLETVLWLENYLANSQNTVIVVSHDRHFLDNVCTDVVDIDYGKIRAFSGNYTFWYESSQLALRQQAAANKKAEEKRKELLEFISRFSANVAKSKQTTSRKKMLDKLNIEEIEPSTRRYPGIIFQPERQAGDRILRVEGLSYEVDGEVLFKDATFTIEKNEKVVFLGKDNRVMTAFFRIIMGELQPTAGEFEWGVTIKKAFLPMDNTEYFLNKETLYEWLGKYSHDTSESFLRGYLGKMLFSGDDLQKNVQVLSGGEKMRCMISRMMLEHPNVVILDHPTNHLDMESIQSFNNNMKEYPEQVLMASHDHQFIQSVCDRVIDLTPDGTIDKYMDFEDYLTDDKIKENRKAKYAK; this is translated from the coding sequence ATGATAACCGTATCAAATTTAGCCATTCAGTTTGGCAAAAAACCGTTATTTGCTGATGTAAACTTAAAGTTCACTGCCGGAAACTGCTACGGCGTTATCGGAGCCAACGGGGCCGGAAAATCAACGTTTCTGCGCTTGATCTCGGGAGAGCTTGACCCAACCCGCGGATCGGTAACCATGGGACCGGGCGAACGTTTATCGGTGCTGAAACAGGATCACCACGCGTTTGACCAATTCCCGGTTTTGGATACCGTTTTAATGGGGCATAAAGAACTGTGGAGAGTGATGAAAGAAAAAGAAACTCTTTACGCGAAAGCTGATTTTACGGAAGAAGACGGGATGCTGGCCGCCAAACTGGAAGACGAATTTGCAGGCATGGACGGCTGGAATGCCGAAAGTGATGCAGCCATGCTGTTGAGCGGTTTGGGAATCAAGGAAGATTTTCACTATTCGTTAATGGGTGATTTGGATGCCAAAGCAAAAGTTCGTGTTTTGCTGGCACAGGCACTTTTCGGTAACCCCGACAACCTGCTGCTCGATGAGCCGACCAACGACCTTGACCTCGAAACCGTACTTTGGCTGGAAAACTACCTGGCCAATTCACAAAATACCGTGATCGTTGTATCGCACGACCGTCACTTCCTCGACAACGTTTGTACCGACGTAGTGGATATTGATTACGGAAAAATCCGTGCCTTCTCGGGTAACTACACCTTCTGGTACGAATCGAGTCAGTTAGCGCTTCGCCAGCAGGCTGCGGCCAACAAAAAAGCTGAAGAAAAACGAAAAGAATTGCTCGAGTTCATCAGCCGATTCAGTGCCAACGTGGCCAAATCGAAACAGACGACCAGTCGTAAAAAGATGCTCGATAAATTAAATATTGAAGAAATCGAACCGTCAACCCGACGCTATCCGGGAATTATCTTCCAACCGGAGCGCCAGGCCGGAGACCGCATTTTGCGCGTTGAAGGACTATCTTACGAGGTTGATGGTGAAGTTCTGTTTAAAGATGCGACATTCACCATCGAGAAGAATGAAAAAGTTGTTTTCCTCGGAAAAGACAACCGTGTAATGACAGCCTTCTTCCGCATTATCATGGGCGAGCTGCAACCAACTGCCGGTGAGTTCGAATGGGGCGTTACCATTAAAAAAGCTTTCCTGCCGATGGACAATACGGAATATTTCCTGAACAAAGAGACACTTTACGAGTGGCTGGGAAAATATTCGCATGATACGAGTGAATCGTTCCTTCGCGGCTACCTGGGTAAAATGCTGTTCTCGGGCGACGATTTGCAGAAAAACGTACAAGTACTTTCCGGAGGTGAAAAGATGCGCTGCATGATTTCTCGCATGATGCTGGAACACCCGAACGTTGTAATTTTGGATCACCCAACCAACCACCTGGACATGGAATCGATTCAATCTTTCAACAACAACATGAAAGAATACCCGGAACAGGTGCTGATGGCTTCTCACGACCACCAGTTTATTCAGTCGGTTTGTGACCGCGTGATCGATTTGACACCGGATGGAACGATTGATAAATACATGGACTTCGAGGATTACCTGACCGACGACAAGATTAAAGAGAACCGAAAAGCGAAATACGCAAAGTAA
- the cysQ gene encoding 3'(2'),5'-bisphosphate nucleotidase CysQ, with protein sequence MQEYLSICLEAAIKAGQEIRSIYNSRHQRLQVEFKANLTPLTNADKRSHATITELLESTGLPVLSEEGENVDYDVRKNWQKFWLIDPLDGTKEFIKRNGEFTVNIALIEDCQAKLGVIYAPISGELYWGGENIGAWKANCFDCPDNLNDFLQAAQRLPLNEKSKRLRVVGSRSFKTAETQQYINELRSGNRKIEFITMGSSLKICLIAEGKADVYPRLGPSMEWDTAAGQAIVTAAGKSLTLLDHATPLQYNKQDLTNPFFIVS encoded by the coding sequence ATGCAAGAGTATTTATCAATATGCCTGGAAGCCGCTATAAAAGCCGGCCAGGAAATCCGTTCGATTTACAATAGTCGTCACCAACGGTTACAAGTTGAATTCAAAGCGAACCTTACGCCGCTAACTAACGCTGACAAAAGGAGTCACGCAACGATTACCGAACTTTTGGAGTCGACCGGCTTACCGGTTTTGAGTGAAGAAGGAGAAAATGTTGACTACGACGTTCGCAAAAACTGGCAAAAATTTTGGCTCATCGATCCCCTGGATGGAACAAAAGAATTTATTAAACGCAACGGCGAATTCACTGTAAATATCGCATTAATTGAAGATTGCCAGGCTAAACTTGGAGTGATTTACGCCCCCATCTCAGGCGAGCTGTACTGGGGTGGCGAGAACATCGGCGCATGGAAAGCAAACTGCTTTGATTGTCCCGATAATTTAAACGATTTCCTTCAGGCGGCGCAACGTCTTCCGCTTAACGAGAAGTCGAAACGCCTTCGGGTCGTTGGAAGTCGCTCGTTCAAAACAGCCGAGACACAGCAATACATCAACGAACTTCGATCAGGAAACCGCAAGATTGAATTCATCACCATGGGCAGCTCACTCAAAATCTGCCTGATTGCAGAAGGAAAAGCGGATGTTTATCCCCGGCTTGGCCCTTCTATGGAATGGGACACCGCTGCAGGACAAGCGATTGTAACGGCAGCCGGCAAAAGCCTGACATTACTCGACCACGCAACTCCTCTCCAATATAACAAACAAGACCTGACAAATCCGTTTTTCATCGTTTCGTAA
- the cysC gene encoding adenylyl-sulfate kinase has product MFLENYRYIYPVAESVNSRQHKENRLQQRAKVIWLTGLSGSGKTTLSTLLERELSSMGFLSQVLDGDNIRNGISNNLGFQHEDRVENIRRVAEVSRLMLHCGVITICACISPTEEIRQMAYEIIGKEDVIEIFTNSPLQVCEQRDPKGLYNKARMGKIKNFTGIHAPFEHPSSPDLVINTDQEPATASLNRMLQTILPSITI; this is encoded by the coding sequence ATGTTCCTCGAAAATTACAGATATATCTATCCTGTAGCTGAATCTGTGAACAGCCGGCAGCATAAGGAAAACCGCCTCCAGCAAAGGGCAAAGGTTATTTGGTTGACGGGACTCTCCGGATCGGGAAAGACGACATTGTCAACGTTACTGGAACGCGAGTTGTCATCCATGGGTTTTCTCTCGCAAGTGCTCGACGGTGACAATATTCGCAATGGCATTAGCAACAATTTAGGCTTTCAGCACGAAGACCGGGTCGAGAACATTCGCCGGGTAGCCGAGGTTTCCCGCCTTATGCTTCACTGCGGTGTCATCACAATTTGCGCTTGCATCAGTCCGACCGAAGAGATTCGGCAGATGGCTTATGAAATTATCGGCAAAGAAGATGTGATCGAGATTTTCACCAACTCCCCCCTTCAGGTTTGTGAACAACGAGATCCGAAAGGGTTGTACAACAAAGCGAGGATGGGAAAAATTAAAAATTTCACCGGCATCCATGCCCCTTTCGAACACCCTTCGTCACCCGACTTAGTCATTAACACTGATCAAGAGCCAGCAACGGCTTCCCTCAACCGAATGCTTCAAACGATTCTTCCAAGTATCACCATTTAA
- a CDS encoding sulfotransferase, whose product MFEQPSIFPSNLKITNHKPLIILGMHRSGTSLLAHWLTNCGFNLGEEMIGPGNGNVNGHFEDLHFYRLHETILRRNNKNYKLSEPVSLNYPPKLRNEAVAIYNRRKSQDCWGWKEPRTCLTMDLWKEIIPSYNCLIVYRDYHQVVDSFIRRKQKAIQSLQNPFEKAIQKAKYQFFQQNSAQSFLDVWIEYNRRILEEVSQLASKNFLVISESKLPHLDYMVFNYLRQEWNYNNIEFSPIAEIHRANMLTRQTQDYSFYPEQIRVANILTEELKSLEHQTFLKLHLK is encoded by the coding sequence ATGTTCGAGCAACCATCAATCTTCCCGTCTAATTTGAAAATCACGAACCACAAACCATTAATTATCCTGGGCATGCACCGCTCCGGCACGTCGTTACTGGCTCATTGGTTAACAAACTGTGGATTCAACCTCGGTGAAGAAATGATTGGCCCGGGAAACGGTAACGTCAATGGTCATTTTGAGGATCTTCATTTCTATAGACTCCACGAAACAATCTTACGCAGAAACAATAAAAACTACAAACTCAGCGAACCAGTTTCGCTCAACTACCCCCCTAAGCTGCGGAACGAAGCCGTAGCGATTTACAACAGACGAAAAAGTCAGGATTGTTGGGGCTGGAAGGAACCAAGAACATGCTTAACGATGGATTTATGGAAAGAAATTATTCCATCTTACAATTGCCTAATTGTCTACAGAGATTACCACCAGGTCGTTGATTCATTCATCCGCAGAAAGCAGAAAGCAATCCAATCTCTCCAAAACCCATTTGAGAAAGCGATCCAGAAAGCAAAATACCAGTTCTTTCAACAAAATAGTGCCCAGTCTTTTTTGGACGTCTGGATCGAATACAACAGGAGGATCCTCGAAGAAGTCAGCCAACTGGCATCAAAGAATTTCCTGGTCATCAGCGAATCCAAATTACCTCATCTCGACTACATGGTTTTCAACTACCTTCGCCAGGAATGGAATTACAATAACATTGAATTCTCTCCGATCGCTGAAATTCACCGCGCGAATATGCTAACGCGGCAAACTCAAGACTATTCATTCTACCCAGAGCAAATTCGCGTAGCAAACATACTAACCGAAGAACTCAAATCATTGGAACATCAAACGTTTCTGAAATTACACCTCAAGTAG
- a CDS encoding SLBB domain-containing protein: MFRSFVMASLIVLLSGAPMLLKAQTDVSSVNVENLSDAQVTQIVQEIQDRGLTPNEAAELARARGASQQQIDQLMARIQQVQMGGSSSNVTVSAASSETPTEANFSSSQTGAGKRNTPTTTKNQRIFGYQLFNQNKLSFEPSVNIPVPADYVVGIGDELSINVWGASQQTYLLQVDGNGSVNIPDLGPVKVAGQNFDKVRASLLKRLSAIYSGMTGGNPNTFAEVSINNLRSIKVNVVGEAINPGTYTLPATASAFNALYLSGGPNENGSFRSIRIMRDNKVAGEIDVYDYLLNNNTANNIALRDQDIIFIPTYHKRVEAIGAFKRDAIFELKEGENINQLLKYTGGFTDKASQARLLITRFTEDGYKLEDVKRDAFGSFTLQNGDVIRAEEVINMFENRVSIDGAVYRPGTYALDDNMKLSALLTKAGGLVPNYFSERGLIIRLDKQLYPTTIPFDVNEVLSGTNDPVLQKEDQIIIRDIFSIGERKTIRILGEVMKPEEYSFYRNMTLKDLIFLAGGMKEAASESYIEVARRNSYQEAADINSKMVSLYTFAVSRDLNLSDEDAAFILQPFDQVYVRKAPSYDPQRTVTILGEVKYPGQYSISSKDERISDLVERAGGLTPYAFTEGARMRRMVDADLKAQIKLANEMRLSNDTTLQALQEQKFKTLELQLSDILNKPGSDNDYTLKMGDEIYVPVRSEEVWVNGEVMNPTGLSFNSKKAKYYINASGGFTGNAKKGKMYVVYANGTSSSTKHFIFRKYPKVEQGSQIVVPQKPEKQRAEVTTWLAIASTLSSLAIAIAAVVK, translated from the coding sequence ATGTTTAGATCCTTTGTGATGGCTTCGCTAATTGTTCTCTTAAGCGGAGCACCAATGCTACTCAAGGCGCAAACAGACGTCTCATCAGTAAATGTGGAAAACCTCTCCGACGCACAAGTCACACAAATTGTTCAGGAAATTCAGGACCGCGGGTTGACACCCAATGAAGCAGCTGAACTGGCACGCGCAAGAGGTGCATCACAACAACAGATAGACCAGTTGATGGCGCGGATCCAACAAGTTCAGATGGGAGGATCAAGTTCTAACGTTACCGTATCTGCGGCAAGTAGTGAAACTCCAACCGAGGCCAATTTTTCAAGCTCCCAAACCGGAGCTGGCAAAAGAAATACACCGACCACAACAAAAAACCAACGCATTTTCGGATATCAATTATTCAATCAAAACAAGTTGAGCTTTGAGCCATCAGTAAATATTCCCGTACCGGCCGACTACGTTGTCGGTATTGGCGACGAATTATCAATCAATGTGTGGGGTGCCAGTCAACAAACTTATCTTTTGCAGGTTGATGGCAACGGATCGGTTAACATCCCAGATCTTGGCCCTGTAAAAGTAGCCGGCCAAAACTTCGACAAAGTAAGAGCCAGTCTATTGAAACGGCTTTCTGCTATTTACAGCGGAATGACCGGTGGAAATCCCAATACATTTGCTGAAGTCAGCATCAACAACCTGCGCTCAATCAAAGTAAATGTAGTTGGTGAAGCCATTAATCCAGGCACTTACACGCTCCCGGCTACAGCCTCGGCTTTCAATGCACTCTATCTATCCGGAGGTCCGAACGAAAACGGATCTTTCCGTTCAATCCGCATCATGCGCGACAACAAAGTGGCTGGCGAGATCGATGTTTACGACTATCTGTTGAATAACAACACCGCTAATAACATTGCCCTGCGCGATCAGGATATTATTTTCATTCCTACCTACCACAAACGAGTGGAAGCTATTGGCGCTTTTAAACGCGATGCGATCTTCGAACTAAAAGAAGGTGAAAACATTAACCAACTTCTAAAATACACGGGAGGCTTTACCGATAAAGCATCACAGGCACGCCTGCTGATTACCCGCTTTACAGAAGACGGCTACAAATTAGAGGACGTCAAACGCGATGCTTTTGGATCGTTCACACTACAAAACGGTGACGTCATCCGCGCAGAGGAAGTCATCAATATGTTTGAAAACCGGGTTAGTATTGATGGCGCTGTGTACCGCCCCGGTACTTATGCTTTGGACGACAACATGAAACTGTCTGCGCTTTTGACAAAAGCCGGAGGCCTTGTTCCGAATTATTTTTCTGAGCGTGGATTGATTATTCGCCTCGATAAACAACTCTATCCTACCACTATCCCATTCGATGTGAATGAGGTATTGAGCGGAACAAATGATCCCGTTCTGCAGAAAGAAGACCAAATTATTATTCGCGATATTTTCAGTATTGGTGAACGGAAAACAATCCGCATTTTGGGTGAAGTGATGAAACCGGAAGAATACAGTTTCTATCGCAACATGACATTGAAAGATCTAATCTTTCTGGCTGGTGGTATGAAAGAAGCTGCCAGCGAATCCTACATCGAGGTGGCCCGCCGCAACAGCTACCAGGAAGCAGCCGACATCAACAGCAAAATGGTTAGCCTTTACACGTTCGCCGTTAGCCGCGATTTAAATCTCTCTGATGAAGACGCCGCTTTTATCCTGCAACCATTTGACCAGGTCTATGTGCGTAAAGCTCCTTCATATGATCCTCAACGCACAGTTACAATTCTTGGGGAAGTGAAGTACCCCGGTCAATATAGTATTTCTTCGAAAGATGAGCGTATTTCAGACCTTGTGGAACGTGCAGGTGGATTGACCCCTTATGCGTTCACCGAAGGTGCAAGAATGAGAAGAATGGTAGATGCCGATTTGAAAGCACAGATCAAACTAGCAAATGAAATGCGCTTGAGCAACGACACAACTTTACAGGCACTTCAGGAGCAAAAATTCAAGACGCTGGAACTTCAATTAAGTGATATTTTAAATAAGCCTGGTTCTGACAACGACTATACCTTAAAAATGGGCGACGAAATCTACGTGCCTGTTCGTTCTGAAGAAGTGTGGGTAAATGGCGAGGTAATGAACCCCACCGGCTTATCCTTCAACAGTAAAAAAGCGAAATACTATATCAATGCCAGTGGAGGTTTCACGGGCAATGCTAAGAAAGGCAAAATGTATGTCGTCTACGCAAATGGTACCTCGTCCTCAACCAAGCATTTTATTTTCCGCAAGTATCCAAAAGTTGAACAAGGAAGCCAGATCGTTGTACCGCAAAAGCCTGAAAAACAAAGAGCAGAGGTGACAACTTGGTTAGCAATCGCCAGCACTTTATCGTCGCTCGCGATCGCTATTGCTGCAGTCGTTAAGTAA
- a CDS encoding Wzz/FepE/Etk N-terminal domain-containing protein codes for MNTPDTKPAQTENKTSDDEIDLIALAKTLWNGRRTVIKFILIGMVLGLVFALITPKEFIASTVMVPQTSSSTNKLGGLSSLAAMAGVNLGSGSTAESLSPMIYPQIMQSIPFQLELMDSQFKCPDVDQPVSLFDYYTEYEKPGLLGTVKKYTFGLPGLILKAVKGKPDQQPALGDSSRLLSLTEDQDQVRKKISEQISLDINDKDGYITLSSRFNDPLLAAQVAQKAQSMLQEYITKYKLEKAADQLRFVEARFQEKKAEFEEAQKDLALFRDRNKNVSSAIAMTEQEQLQSQYNLAYSVYSELAKQVEQAQIQVKEDTPILTVIEPVRVPLEKSKPNRPLILIIWIFLGGIIGVGTVFGREFYSAVKERWSAE; via the coding sequence ATGAATACTCCAGATACAAAGCCGGCACAAACGGAAAACAAAACCAGCGATGATGAGATTGATTTGATCGCCTTAGCAAAAACGCTGTGGAATGGCCGGCGAACGGTAATCAAATTCATTCTCATAGGCATGGTCTTAGGCTTGGTTTTTGCTCTAATTACCCCAAAAGAGTTTATCGCTAGTACCGTTATGGTTCCACAAACAAGTAGTAGCACCAATAAATTAGGTGGACTCTCCTCTCTTGCCGCAATGGCAGGAGTAAATTTGGGTAGTGGAAGTACAGCTGAGTCTCTGTCTCCGATGATTTACCCGCAAATTATGCAGTCCATTCCATTCCAGCTCGAGCTAATGGACAGCCAATTCAAATGCCCGGATGTGGATCAACCTGTCAGCTTGTTCGACTATTACACCGAATACGAAAAACCGGGTTTACTGGGAACAGTTAAGAAATACACCTTTGGACTTCCCGGCTTAATTCTCAAAGCAGTTAAAGGGAAACCCGACCAGCAACCAGCCTTGGGTGATTCTTCGCGCCTATTGAGTTTAACGGAAGATCAGGATCAAGTTCGCAAAAAAATTTCGGAACAAATTAGTTTAGATATTAACGATAAGGATGGCTATATCACCCTAAGCTCTAGGTTCAATGATCCTTTGCTTGCTGCACAGGTAGCTCAAAAAGCGCAGAGCATGTTGCAGGAATACATCACGAAATACAAATTGGAAAAAGCAGCCGACCAGTTGCGTTTTGTTGAAGCGCGCTTTCAGGAGAAAAAAGCAGAATTTGAGGAAGCCCAAAAGGACCTGGCTCTCTTCCGTGATCGCAACAAAAATGTAAGCTCTGCCATCGCCATGACCGAGCAGGAACAACTCCAGAGTCAATACAACCTCGCCTATTCGGTCTATTCTGAACTGGCCAAGCAAGTCGAACAAGCACAGATACAAGTAAAAGAAGACACACCTATTTTGACTGTTATTGAGCCGGTTCGTGTGCCCTTGGAAAAATCGAAACCAAACCGACCACTCATCCTGATTATTTGGATTTTTCTGGGTGGTATTATCGGCGTCGGGACGGTTTTTGGGCGGGAGTTCTACAGCGCGGTTAAAGAACGCTGGAGTGCAGAGTAA
- a CDS encoding UDP-glucose 6-dehydrogenase: protein MIPSKITKIACIGAGYVGGPTMSVIAQQCPHIQVTVVDLNVQRIAAWNDPDLSKLPVYEPGLDEVVGEARGRNLFFSTDVDKAIHEAQMIFMAVNTPTKTFGVGRGMAADLKYVELCARQIARVADEDKIIVEKSTLPVRTAESIKTILESETKGIKFKVLSNPEFLAEGTAIEDLYKSDRVLIGGDEDEDGQIAIQALVDVYANWIPREKIITTRLWSSELSKLTANAFLAQRISSINSISALCEQTGADVDEVARAIGMDTRIGSKFLKSSVGFGGSCFQKDILNLVYLCHHFNLPEVANYWEQVVILNDYQKHRFAKRIIDKLFNTVSGKKITFLGWAFKKDTNDTRESAAIYVADELLQDRAEIHIFDPKVSEEQVHSDLVYLQKHRRSQATAYEYEEITSEEIKKLVVVHTDPYSAMEKAHAIAVLTEWDEFKTYDWQKVYDTMLKPAFVFDGRNILDRTKLTEIGFNLHSIGKG from the coding sequence ATGATACCATCTAAAATTACCAAAATAGCCTGTATCGGAGCAGGTTATGTCGGAGGCCCGACCATGTCAGTAATCGCACAACAGTGTCCTCATATCCAGGTCACTGTCGTTGATTTAAATGTACAGCGAATTGCAGCCTGGAATGATCCGGACTTATCTAAACTACCGGTATATGAACCGGGACTCGATGAAGTCGTAGGCGAAGCACGTGGCCGAAACCTTTTCTTCTCAACCGATGTGGATAAAGCCATTCATGAGGCACAAATGATCTTTATGGCTGTCAATACCCCCACCAAAACATTTGGAGTGGGACGAGGTATGGCTGCCGACCTGAAATATGTGGAGCTCTGCGCCCGTCAAATTGCCCGGGTAGCCGATGAGGATAAAATCATTGTGGAAAAGTCAACCCTACCTGTACGCACCGCCGAATCCATCAAAACAATTTTAGAGTCAGAAACTAAAGGTATTAAATTCAAAGTACTGTCCAACCCGGAATTCCTGGCGGAAGGAACGGCCATCGAAGACTTATATAAATCGGATCGTGTGCTGATTGGTGGCGATGAAGACGAAGATGGTCAAATCGCGATCCAAGCCTTGGTTGATGTTTATGCTAATTGGATTCCTCGGGAAAAGATTATCACCACTCGCTTGTGGTCTTCTGAGCTATCCAAATTAACGGCCAACGCGTTCCTGGCACAGCGAATTTCAAGTATCAACTCGATTTCTGCTCTGTGTGAACAAACCGGAGCCGACGTAGACGAGGTAGCCCGCGCCATTGGAATGGATACCCGCATTGGTTCGAAGTTCCTAAAATCATCGGTTGGTTTTGGTGGATCTTGTTTTCAAAAGGATATCCTGAACCTCGTGTACCTATGTCACCACTTTAACTTGCCGGAAGTAGCCAACTATTGGGAACAGGTCGTAATCCTAAACGATTACCAGAAACACCGTTTTGCCAAACGGATAATCGACAAACTATTCAATACGGTGTCTGGCAAAAAAATTACTTTCCTCGGCTGGGCATTTAAAAAGGATACCAACGATACACGTGAGTCTGCTGCCATTTATGTAGCTGACGAATTGTTACAGGATCGCGCGGAAATTCATATTTTCGACCCCAAGGTATCCGAAGAACAGGTCCACAGCGACTTGGTTTATCTGCAAAAACATCGCCGCTCACAAGCAACAGCCTACGAATACGAAGAAATTACGTCGGAAGAGATTAAAAAGCTGGTAGTCGTCCATACCGATCCCTACAGCGCCATGGAAAAAGCACATGCCATTGCCGTACTGACGGAATGGGATGAGTTTAAAACCTACGACTGGCAAAAAGTGTATGATACCATGTTGAAACCCGCCTTCGTTTTTGACGGTAGAAATATCCTGGATCGGACTAAATTGACCGAGATCGGATTTAATCTGCATTCTATCGGAAAAGGATAA